A window of Dehalococcoidia bacterium contains these coding sequences:
- the aspS gene encoding aspartate--tRNA ligase, with translation MRYKTHYCGDLTAANAGEEVLLAGWVNRRRDHGRLIFIDLRDSRGLVQVVFNPSVAPEAHAVAEQVRPEYVLQVKGVVAARRPGTENRSLPTGEIEVQAGEATILNPSKTPPFYISEDSEVEDVLRLRYRYLDLRRAKMQERVQTRYRVIKYMRDFFFAKGFIEVETPILANPTPEGARDYLVPSRVSKGSFYALPQSPQQFKQLLMVAGYERYFQIARCFRDEDLRADRQPEFTQLDLEMSFVSSDDVLDIMEELYIGLSEAIRPDMKVRKPFARLTYDEAMRRFGTDKPDLRFEMELVDVSDLAPTCDFAVFRDVLAAGGQVRGFALPGGAALTRRDIDSLTRFVEEQGGKGLISVGLLGEGGIDTLGEEDIRSPMHRYLSMELIKGMAQRTGAKRGDLLIIVADQPAIASAALDALRRETAQRLGLIDPGVLAWCAITDFPLLTWDEEEKRWYAVHHPFTAPHPEDIPLLESDPGRARAQQYDIVCNGWEMAGGSIRIHQRDVQTQMFKLMGIGEEEAKRKFGHLLEAFEYGAPPHGGIAAGLDRNVAVLLGLDDIREVIAFPKTKTASDPMTGAPSPVPEEQLEELGLALRKPATVADEG, from the coding sequence GTGCGCTACAAGACACATTATTGCGGCGACCTGACCGCCGCCAACGCTGGCGAAGAGGTCCTCCTCGCCGGATGGGTGAACCGACGCCGCGACCACGGTCGCCTCATCTTCATCGACCTGCGCGATAGCCGCGGCCTCGTCCAGGTCGTCTTCAACCCGTCCGTCGCCCCCGAGGCCCACGCCGTCGCGGAGCAGGTGCGGCCGGAGTACGTGCTGCAGGTGAAGGGCGTTGTCGCCGCGCGCCGGCCCGGCACCGAGAACCGCTCCCTCCCCACGGGCGAGATCGAGGTCCAGGCGGGCGAGGCGACAATCCTTAACCCCTCGAAGACGCCGCCCTTCTACATCAGCGAGGACAGCGAGGTCGAAGATGTCCTCCGCCTCCGCTACCGCTACCTCGACCTGCGCCGAGCGAAAATGCAGGAGCGCGTCCAGACGCGGTACCGCGTCATTAAGTACATGCGCGACTTCTTCTTCGCGAAGGGGTTCATCGAGGTCGAGACGCCGATACTCGCCAACCCGACGCCCGAGGGCGCGCGCGATTACCTCGTCCCCAGCCGCGTGAGCAAAGGCTCGTTCTACGCCCTGCCGCAGTCGCCGCAGCAGTTCAAGCAGTTGCTGATGGTCGCGGGCTACGAGCGCTACTTCCAGATCGCCCGCTGCTTCCGCGACGAAGACCTGCGCGCCGACCGCCAGCCCGAGTTCACGCAGCTCGACTTGGAGATGAGTTTCGTCTCAAGCGACGACGTACTCGACATCATGGAAGAGCTGTACATTGGGCTGTCCGAGGCCATCCGGCCCGACATGAAGGTGCGCAAGCCCTTCGCGCGCCTCACCTACGACGAGGCGATGCGCCGCTTCGGCACCGACAAGCCCGACCTGCGCTTCGAGATGGAGCTGGTCGACGTCAGCGACCTCGCGCCAACGTGCGACTTCGCGGTCTTTCGCGACGTGCTTGCGGCCGGCGGCCAGGTGCGCGGCTTCGCCCTTCCCGGGGGCGCCGCGCTCACCCGCCGCGACATAGACAGTCTCACCCGCTTCGTCGAGGAGCAGGGAGGGAAAGGGTTGATATCCGTCGGCCTGCTCGGCGAGGGCGGCATCGACACCCTCGGCGAAGAGGACATCCGCTCGCCCATGCACCGCTACCTGAGCATGGAGCTGATAAAGGGCATGGCGCAGCGCACGGGCGCGAAACGGGGCGACCTGCTCATCATCGTCGCCGACCAGCCGGCGATCGCCAGCGCCGCGCTCGACGCCCTGCGCCGCGAAACGGCCCAGCGGCTCGGCCTCATCGATCCAGGTGTCCTCGCCTGGTGCGCTATTACCGACTTCCCTCTCCTTACCTGGGACGAGGAAGAGAAGCGCTGGTACGCCGTCCATCATCCTTTCACGGCGCCGCACCCCGAGGATATCCCCTTGCTGGAGTCGGATCCGGGGCGGGCGCGCGCCCAGCAGTACGATATCGTCTGCAACGGCTGGGAAATGGCCGGCGGCAGCATCCGTATTCATCAGAGGGACGTGCAGACGCAAATGTTCAAGCTCATGGGCATTGGCGAGGAGGAGGCGAAACGCAAGTTCGGCCACCTGCTGGAGGCGTTCGAGTACGGCGCGCCGCCCCACGGCGGCATCGCTGCCGGCCTCGACCGCAACGTCGCCGTCCTCCTTGGGCTGGATGACATCCGCGAGGTGATCGCCTTCCCCAAGACGAAGACCGCCTCCGACCCGATGACGGGCGCGCCTTCGCCCGTCCCTGAAGAGCAACTGGAAGAGCTGGGCCTCGCTTTGCGAAAGCCCGCTACTGTTGCCGATGAAGGATAG
- a CDS encoding ABC transporter permease has protein sequence MQGLLPYVVRRLAWAPVILLAVSFITFAIIRLGPGDPVSVAQGQYRDPEVLERIRHTKGLDKPFLEQYGIYLKNVLHGDLGESFRYPTMTVPEIIFRKMWVSAQIGIVALAVIFGVGIPIGIYAAVKQGTWADPFSISVFLFFQSIPVLVTVPVMLLVFVLKLHWLPTGGWACPVDLGFLPEPVNCIGVFDKRIIMPVLALSLPGVAGVARLTRATTLSVLGEEYVRTARAKGLREFTVMSRHVARNALLPLVTVIGLSLAALLEGAFFTETLLGIPGIGRLAFESVGERDYDVIMAMTMVLATAFIVANIVIDIVYTFIDPRIRYERQRAG, from the coding sequence ATGCAAGGCCTCCTCCCCTACGTAGTGCGACGGCTCGCCTGGGCGCCGGTCATTCTCCTTGCGGTATCGTTTATCACTTTCGCCATCATCCGGCTCGGCCCCGGCGATCCCGTCAGCGTGGCCCAGGGGCAGTACCGCGACCCCGAGGTGCTGGAGCGCATCCGCCACACGAAGGGGCTCGACAAGCCCTTCCTTGAGCAGTACGGCATCTACCTGAAGAACGTGCTGCACGGAGACCTGGGGGAAAGCTTCCGCTACCCTACGATGACTGTGCCCGAGATCATCTTCCGCAAGATGTGGGTCTCGGCGCAGATCGGCATCGTGGCGCTGGCCGTGATCTTCGGGGTGGGCATTCCTATCGGCATCTACGCCGCCGTGAAGCAGGGCACCTGGGCCGACCCCTTCTCCATCAGCGTCTTCCTCTTCTTCCAGTCGATACCGGTCCTTGTTACCGTGCCGGTCATGCTTCTCGTGTTCGTGCTCAAACTGCACTGGCTGCCCACCGGAGGTTGGGCGTGCCCCGTCGACCTCGGCTTCCTCCCGGAGCCTGTGAACTGCATCGGCGTCTTCGACAAACGGATCATTATGCCCGTCCTCGCCCTATCGCTGCCCGGAGTCGCCGGTGTCGCCCGCCTAACGCGCGCAACGACGCTCAGCGTGCTCGGCGAGGAGTACGTGCGGACGGCGCGCGCGAAGGGGCTTCGGGAGTTTACTGTGATGAGCCGGCACGTGGCCCGAAACGCCCTCCTGCCGCTCGTGACCGTCATCGGGCTGTCGCTGGCGGCGCTGCTTGAAGGCGCGTTCTTCACCGAGACGCTGCTGGGCATCCCCGGCATCGGGCGCCTCGCCTTTGAGTCGGTGGGAGAGCGTGACTACGACGTGATAATGGCCATGACCATGGTCTTGGCGACGGCGTTTATAGTCGCCAACATCGTCATCGATATCGTTTACACGTTCATCGACCCGCGTATCCGCTATGAGCGACAGAGAGCTGGATAG
- a CDS encoding decaprenyl-phosphate phosphoribosyltransferase: MADGENVLSEPTASLAASQKLSAAPERGVLSFARYLIVSTRPRQWTKNLLVYMAMLFSVGQAWHLSDVNSWLPLLGRTTATFLLFCLVCSAEYLVNDIRDRETDLLHPRKRLRPIASGKLSVQTAATAALALGVVGIAGSFALSWQVGAVVTGYTAMTFAYSYNLKHVVLLDLMLIAAGFVLRAMAGALVIDVPISPWLYAVTALGALFLAINKRRAELALLKEDANQHRPILDEYTPHLLDQMASIVTASTLVAYGLYTFTAENLPENHSMMLTTPFVLYGIFRYLYLVHVRGEGGSPEEVLLKDWPLIVDILLWVAVSAAILGVARE, from the coding sequence ATGGCAGACGGCGAAAACGTCCTCTCCGAACCGACGGCCTCCCTCGCGGCGTCCCAGAAATTGAGCGCCGCACCCGAAAGAGGCGTCCTTTCCTTCGCCCGCTATCTCATCGTCTCCACGCGCCCCAGGCAGTGGACGAAGAACCTTCTCGTCTACATGGCGATGCTGTTCTCCGTCGGGCAGGCCTGGCACCTGAGCGACGTCAACTCCTGGCTGCCGCTCCTCGGCAGGACGACGGCGACCTTCCTCCTCTTCTGCCTCGTCTGCAGCGCGGAGTATCTCGTCAACGACATCCGCGACCGTGAGACCGACCTGCTACACCCCCGGAAGCGTTTGCGGCCGATAGCGTCGGGCAAGCTCTCGGTGCAGACCGCGGCGACGGCGGCGCTGGCGCTGGGCGTCGTCGGGATAGCGGGCAGCTTCGCGCTCTCGTGGCAGGTCGGCGCGGTGGTCACCGGCTACACGGCGATGACCTTCGCGTACTCGTACAATCTCAAGCACGTCGTCCTGCTCGACCTCATGCTGATCGCGGCGGGCTTCGTCCTGCGGGCGATGGCAGGCGCGCTCGTTATCGACGTGCCGATATCGCCCTGGCTGTACGCCGTGACGGCGCTGGGGGCACTCTTCCTAGCGATAAACAAGCGGCGGGCGGAGCTTGCCCTGCTGAAGGAGGACGCGAACCAGCACCGTCCCATCCTCGACGAGTACACGCCGCACCTTCTCGACCAGATGGCGTCCATCGTGACCGCCTCCACGCTCGTCGCCTACGGGCTGTACACGTTCACGGCGGAGAACCTGCCCGAGAACCACTCGATGATGCTGACCACGCCGTTCGTGCTTTACGGCATCTTCCGCTACCTGTATCTCGTGCACGTGCGCGGCGAGGGCGGCAGCCCTGAAGAGGTGCTCCTGAAGGACTGGCCGCTTATCGTGGACATTCTTTTGTGGGTAGCTGTATCGGCGGCGATACTGGGTGTCGCGCGAGAGTAG
- the tig gene encoding trigger factor has protein sequence MKVSAERIPQSQVVLQIEVEPERVEKSLDAAYRRLVQRASVPGFRKGKAPRAMLERHLGRDVLLQEALDRLIPEVYREAVEAEEIEPIELPELEMVSTEPLVMKATVPIRPTIELGDYRSLRVPREPVVVPEERIDEALEGLRHRYANLEPVERPVRWGDFIRIDASISVGNRRIIEQKDVEFPLREGASVYLPGFADRLVGLEKGQESEFVLPVAEDYGDAGLAGKECACRVVVHEVKEEKLPPLDDSFARQVGEGFASLDALRERLAADIREAEEQAAMDRYRAEVISVLEKNARLEYPPVLVEKEVDRMLREQAGPRGDGDLERYLQRAGKSEEQLREEMRPLAEQRLRRSLLLSKVAEVENIEVDESEVGQEIERMASSAGPQADEIRRLFDNPGGREAIQGSLFTRKTWDRLIEIVSGAEPAEGDEETGAEEEE, from the coding sequence GTGAAGGTTTCCGCCGAGAGAATCCCCCAGAGCCAGGTTGTCCTTCAGATTGAAGTTGAGCCGGAGCGAGTCGAGAAATCGCTCGACGCCGCGTACCGGCGTCTTGTGCAGCGCGCCAGCGTCCCCGGCTTTCGCAAGGGGAAGGCGCCGCGCGCCATGCTGGAGCGGCACCTGGGGCGGGACGTACTTCTGCAGGAGGCCCTCGACCGACTGATCCCGGAGGTATACCGCGAGGCGGTGGAAGCGGAGGAGATCGAGCCCATAGAGCTGCCGGAACTCGAGATGGTGAGCACTGAGCCGCTGGTAATGAAAGCTACCGTTCCCATCCGTCCCACCATCGAGCTGGGCGACTACCGCAGCCTGCGCGTGCCGCGCGAGCCGGTCGTCGTGCCGGAGGAGCGGATCGATGAGGCCCTCGAAGGGCTGCGACACCGTTACGCGAACTTGGAGCCGGTGGAACGGCCCGTCCGGTGGGGCGATTTCATCCGCATCGACGCGTCGATAAGCGTGGGCAATCGCCGCATCATCGAACAGAAGGATGTCGAGTTCCCGTTGCGGGAAGGCGCATCGGTCTATCTGCCGGGGTTCGCCGACAGGCTTGTCGGGCTCGAAAAGGGGCAGGAGAGCGAGTTCGTTCTGCCTGTCGCCGAGGACTACGGCGACGCGGGGCTGGCGGGAAAGGAGTGCGCCTGTCGGGTCGTGGTGCACGAGGTGAAAGAGGAGAAGCTGCCGCCTCTCGACGACAGCTTCGCCCGCCAGGTCGGCGAAGGCTTCGCGAGCCTCGACGCGCTGCGCGAACGCCTCGCGGCCGACATCCGCGAAGCGGAGGAGCAGGCGGCGATGGACCGCTACCGGGCGGAGGTAATCTCGGTCCTCGAGAAGAACGCCCGCCTCGAGTACCCGCCGGTGCTGGTCGAAAAGGAAGTCGACCGGATGCTGCGGGAGCAGGCTGGGCCGCGCGGCGACGGCGACCTGGAGCGCTACCTGCAGCGGGCCGGCAAGTCGGAGGAGCAGCTCCGCGAGGAGATGCGCCCCCTCGCCGAGCAGCGTTTGCGACGGTCGCTACTGTTGTCCAAAGTCGCGGAAGTCGAGAATATAGAGGTTGACGAAAGCGAGGTGGGACAGGAGATCGAGCGGATGGCTTCCAGTGCGGGGCCTCAGGCGGACGAGATCCGGCGCCTGTTCGATAACCCCGGCGGCCGGGAGGCCATTCAAGGATCGCTGTTCACCCGCAAGACGTGGGACAGACTGATAGAGATCGTATCCGGCGCGGAGCCGGCCGAGGGGGACGAGGAGACCGGAGCGGAGGAGGAAGAATAG
- a CDS encoding ATP-dependent Clp protease proteolytic subunit, protein MRTDPTSLIPMVIESGARGERAFDIYSLLLKERIIFLGTPIDDQIANLIIAQLLYLEREDPDRDISMYIHSPGGIVPAGLAIYDTMQLVRPDVSTICVGMSASFATVLLAAGTAGKRYALPNATVHMHQAAGGVRGQAADIEIHAKEILREQQIIRDILSRHTGQPPERIARDSDRDFYMDAQQAKEYGIVDEILEKPPA, encoded by the coding sequence ATGAGAACTGATCCAACTAGTCTTATACCGATGGTCATCGAGAGCGGCGCCCGCGGCGAGCGCGCCTTCGACATCTACTCGCTGCTGTTGAAGGAACGCATCATCTTCCTGGGCACGCCGATCGATGACCAGATAGCCAACCTTATAATCGCGCAGCTCCTGTACCTGGAACGGGAAGACCCGGACAGAGACATTAGCATGTACATACACTCACCGGGCGGCATCGTTCCCGCGGGCCTGGCGATCTACGACACCATGCAGCTTGTCCGGCCGGACGTGTCGACCATCTGCGTTGGAATGTCGGCGAGCTTCGCCACCGTACTGCTGGCGGCGGGCACCGCGGGCAAGCGCTACGCCCTGCCCAACGCCACAGTGCACATGCACCAGGCGGCGGGCGGCGTGCGCGGCCAGGCGGCCGACATCGAAATCCACGCCAAGGAGATACTGCGCGAGCAACAGATAATCCGTGATATACTCTCGCGCCATACCGGCCAGCCGCCGGAACGGATCGCGCGAGATTCCGACCGTGACTTCTATATGGACGCCCAGCAGGCAAAAGAGTACGGGATCGTCGACGAGATCCTGGAAAAGCCGCCGGCTTAG
- a CDS encoding ABC transporter permease produces the protein MPTRARGPLAIALRRLLRKKIAVAAIVFIAVFYFCGIFAPWVAPHSFTDQDLDHAREGPSIEHPLGTDRHGRDMLSRVIWASRTTVIVTVATLITGGIVLAVGLGLLAGYAGGKVDMFIMRLGDVFWALPGLAMLIMINAALGSRIRSIGWLENIEDALRIDGFPDYVVVFGALSLFSWVGGARVIRSQVLALRETDYVQAARAMGASTARVIVSHLLPNVSNIVIVSLSASLGAIAGTEIALTWFGVGVQPPTPSFGAMLYEGGSIRTLQADPHLLLVPGAVVAMLIFSFNLLGDALMDVLTPHAR, from the coding sequence GTGCCGACTCGCGCGCGGGGGCCGCTTGCCATCGCCCTGCGCCGTCTCCTGCGCAAGAAGATAGCGGTAGCGGCGATTGTCTTCATCGCCGTCTTCTACTTCTGCGGCATCTTCGCCCCCTGGGTGGCGCCGCACAGCTTCACCGACCAGGACCTCGACCACGCGCGCGAGGGCCCTTCCATCGAACACCCCCTGGGCACCGACCGTCACGGCCGCGACATGCTGAGCCGCGTCATCTGGGCCTCTCGCACCACCGTCATCGTCACCGTTGCCACGCTGATCACGGGCGGCATCGTCCTCGCTGTGGGGCTCGGCCTGCTTGCCGGGTACGCCGGCGGCAAGGTCGACATGTTCATCATGCGGCTGGGCGACGTGTTCTGGGCGCTTCCCGGCCTGGCAATGCTGATAATGATTAACGCTGCTCTTGGTTCGCGCATTCGGTCGATCGGCTGGCTGGAGAACATTGAGGACGCGCTGAGGATCGACGGTTTCCCCGACTACGTCGTCGTGTTCGGGGCGCTTTCGCTGTTCTCGTGGGTGGGCGGCGCGCGGGTCATCCGGTCGCAGGTGCTGGCGCTGCGGGAGACGGATTACGTGCAGGCGGCGCGAGCGATGGGCGCGTCGACGGCGCGGGTCATCGTGAGCCACCTCCTGCCGAACGTGAGCAACATCGTTATCGTGAGTCTCTCTGCCTCCCTGGGGGCGATCGCGGGCACGGAGATCGCTCTTACCTGGTTCGGGGTCGGAGTCCAGCCGCCGACGCCGTCGTTCGGCGCCATGCTGTACGAGGGCGGCTCGATCCGCACCCTCCAGGCCGACCCGCACCTGCTGCTCGTGCCCGGCGCGGTGGTGGCGATGCTGATCTTCTCCTTCAACCTCCTGGGCGATGCCCTCATGGATGTCCTCACGCCGCACGCCCGCTGA
- a CDS encoding peptide ABC transporter substrate-binding protein produces MIRLLQATRGIVLSLLVVFGSTGIFIFNQGCSSDGNGEPIEQNGESADGGSTSADGTLRVPGGDPVTLDPALAGDAISATYVVELFGGLVTIDKDLNVVGDIAESWEISPDGRVYTFHLRDNVVFHYSNRLVTAEDFKYSMERAADPQTASIVAEAYLGDIVGARDMIRGRADEISGIKVVDDFTLEITIDEPKPYFLAKLTYPTAFVVDKDQIESNPRNWLRKPHGTGPYKLKEWRLGESILLEANDRYHLGAPSVKTVEFLLSGGSILTMYQNNELDVAGVSINDIERVQDPNDPLSDEYVSADELSISYLGFNTQKPPFDDANVRRAFGMAIDREKIAEVLLMDMLPVAHSIMPPGLPGYNPDARGPTYDPEQARQLLAESKYGGPGGLPKVTITEIGGGATAGSDTQAMIEMWKDNLGVEVEIEQTEEATFWQDLDKGQYQMFTAGWIMDYPDPEDILDILFYSKSRQNNTRYSNAEVDALLLQARTEQDVAARMALYQQAEQIILDEAPWIPLYYGRDHVVVKPYVKNYLLPPMVIPKLRYVTLEQ; encoded by the coding sequence ATGATCAGGTTGCTTCAGGCGACGAGAGGCATAGTCCTGTCGCTGCTGGTTGTCTTCGGCAGCACCGGCATTTTCATTTTCAACCAGGGGTGCAGCAGCGACGGCAACGGTGAGCCCATCGAGCAGAATGGGGAAAGCGCGGACGGCGGGTCGACGTCAGCGGACGGGACCTTGCGGGTGCCCGGCGGCGATCCCGTAACCCTCGATCCCGCGCTCGCCGGTGACGCGATATCCGCCACCTACGTCGTCGAGCTTTTCGGCGGCCTCGTCACCATCGACAAAGACCTGAACGTCGTCGGCGATATCGCCGAATCGTGGGAAATAAGCCCCGACGGCAGGGTCTATACCTTCCATCTCCGCGACAACGTTGTCTTCCACTACAGCAACCGCCTGGTTACAGCTGAGGACTTCAAGTACTCGATGGAAAGGGCGGCCGACCCCCAGACAGCGTCGATCGTGGCCGAGGCCTACCTGGGCGATATCGTCGGCGCGCGGGATATGATCCGGGGCCGCGCCGACGAGATCAGCGGCATCAAGGTGGTCGACGACTTCACGCTGGAGATAACAATCGACGAGCCCAAGCCGTACTTCCTCGCCAAGCTCACCTACCCAACCGCATTCGTCGTCGACAAAGACCAGATCGAGAGCAACCCCCGCAACTGGCTGCGGAAGCCGCACGGAACAGGCCCCTACAAGCTCAAGGAGTGGCGCCTCGGCGAAAGCATCTTGCTCGAGGCCAACGACCGCTACCACCTCGGCGCTCCGTCCGTGAAGACGGTCGAGTTCCTGCTGTCGGGCGGCTCGATCCTCACCATGTACCAGAACAACGAGCTTGACGTCGCCGGCGTGTCGATAAACGACATCGAGAGGGTGCAGGACCCGAACGACCCCCTGAGCGACGAGTACGTGAGCGCCGATGAGTTGTCGATTTCTTATCTCGGCTTCAACACGCAGAAACCCCCGTTCGATGACGCAAATGTGCGCCGCGCCTTCGGCATGGCGATCGATCGGGAGAAGATCGCTGAAGTCCTCCTCATGGACATGTTGCCCGTCGCCCACAGCATCATGCCGCCCGGACTGCCGGGCTACAACCCCGACGCGCGCGGCCCGACCTACGACCCCGAGCAGGCAAGACAATTGCTCGCCGAGTCGAAGTACGGTGGGCCGGGTGGGCTGCCCAAGGTCACGATCACCGAGATCGGCGGCGGCGCCACCGCAGGCTCGGACACGCAGGCGATGATCGAAATGTGGAAGGACAATCTGGGCGTGGAGGTCGAGATCGAGCAGACGGAGGAGGCCACCTTCTGGCAGGACCTGGACAAGGGCCAGTACCAGATGTTCACCGCCGGCTGGATCATGGACTACCCCGACCCGGAGGACATACTCGATATCCTCTTCTACAGCAAGAGCCGCCAGAACAACACCCGCTACAGCAACGCCGAAGTCGATGCGCTCCTGCTGCAGGCGCGCACGGAGCAGGACGTGGCGGCGCGGATGGCCCTTTATCAGCAGGCGGAACAGATCATCCTTGACGAGGCGCCATGGATACCGCTCTACTACGGGCGCGACCACGTGGTCGTGAAGCCGTACGTGAAGAACTATCTCCTGCCGCCGATGGTCATTCCGAAGCTGCGTTACGTGACACTCGAACAGTAG
- the clpX gene encoding ATP-dependent Clp protease ATP-binding subunit ClpX: protein MPNSRGSRIQYHCSFCGKNQDQVKRLIAGPGAVYICDECVELCREIIEEEAAGPVKTKARAQRVPPPKFIYEQLGEWVIGQEQAKKVLSVAVYNHYKRIGAGRQAGDVELEKTNILLVGPTGTGKTLLARTLARILDVPFTIADATALTEAGYVGEDVENILLHLIQAADYDIQRAERGIVYIDEIDKIARKSDNPSITRDVSGEGVQQALLKIIEGTVANVPPQGGRKHPHQDFIQINTANILFICGGAFEGLEKIVDRRLGASRRSIGFAADFRNRSGQDLTDELLKHTTHDDLLHYGLIPEFVGRLPMVVSLSSLGKEELVRILTEPKNALMKQFQRFFAFDDVELTFTEEALAACAEQAIRHRTGARGLRTVLEDVLLDVMYEIPSRGDVRKCIVNAETIQGHKKPLLITQSGQTIEPLEVPLSEESA from the coding sequence ATGCCGAATAGTCGGGGCAGCCGAATACAATACCACTGCTCCTTCTGTGGAAAGAACCAGGACCAGGTAAAGAGACTTATTGCCGGGCCGGGCGCCGTATACATCTGCGACGAGTGCGTCGAGCTGTGCCGCGAGATAATCGAGGAAGAGGCGGCGGGCCCCGTCAAGACGAAGGCGCGGGCGCAGCGCGTGCCGCCGCCCAAGTTCATCTATGAACAGCTCGGCGAGTGGGTCATCGGCCAGGAGCAGGCGAAGAAAGTCCTTAGCGTCGCCGTCTACAATCACTACAAGCGCATCGGCGCCGGCCGCCAGGCGGGCGACGTTGAGCTGGAGAAGACGAACATACTCCTTGTCGGTCCCACCGGTACCGGCAAGACCCTGCTTGCGCGCACCCTTGCCCGCATACTCGACGTGCCGTTCACCATCGCCGACGCCACCGCCCTTACCGAAGCCGGATACGTGGGCGAGGACGTGGAAAACATCCTCCTCCATCTCATCCAGGCGGCCGATTACGACATCCAGAGGGCGGAGCGCGGCATCGTCTACATCGACGAGATCGACAAGATCGCCCGCAAGAGCGACAACCCATCGATCACGCGCGATGTCTCGGGCGAAGGCGTGCAGCAGGCGCTCCTCAAGATAATCGAGGGGACGGTGGCCAACGTGCCGCCGCAGGGAGGGCGCAAGCACCCGCATCAGGACTTCATCCAGATAAACACGGCGAACATCCTGTTCATCTGCGGCGGCGCCTTCGAAGGGCTGGAGAAGATCGTCGACAGGCGTCTCGGCGCCAGCAGGCGGTCCATAGGCTTCGCAGCCGACTTCCGCAACCGCTCCGGACAGGACCTGACCGACGAGTTGCTGAAGCACACGACCCACGACGACCTGCTTCACTACGGTCTTATACCTGAGTTCGTCGGCCGGCTGCCTATGGTGGTGAGCCTCAGTTCCCTCGGCAAAGAGGAGCTGGTCAGGATACTGACGGAGCCCAAGAACGCCCTCATGAAGCAGTTCCAACGCTTCTTCGCCTTCGATGACGTGGAGCTTACGTTCACGGAGGAGGCGCTCGCGGCCTGCGCTGAGCAGGCGATCCGCCACCGGACAGGGGCGCGCGGCCTCCGCACAGTACTGGAGGACGTGCTGCTGGATGTGATGTACGAGATACCCTCGCGCGGCGACGTGCGGAAGTGCATCGTCAACGCCGAGACGATACAGGGGCACAAGAAGCCCCTGCTGATCACACAATCGGGCCAGACGATCGAGCCGCTGGAGGTGCCGCTCAGCGAAGAGTCCGCCTAG
- the hemW gene encoding radical SAM family heme chaperone HemW, whose product MQESLSLYVHVPFCRSKCVYCDFNSYAGRETLIPSYVDALLTEANAWSTACRERRVDTVFFGGGTPSLLPLDEMARLMEGLSSGFDIAPDAEISLEANPESADAAHLQGLRRLGFNRLSLGVQSFDDDELRFLGRIHTAARAEEACHEARAAGFDNVNLDLVFGLPGQSPEGWQQTLERALALRPEHLSLYALTVEEGTPLAAMIERGEAPPPDDDAQAEMYVRSEQIMARAGYEHYEISNWALAGRRCRHNLTYWGNRWYVGLGAGAHSRVGGLRLANRRSPERYVRSLTDRAPAPSPSAPHRMPQIASFEEIGPATDIADTIILGLRLIDGVPLNEFSRRFGFDLTDRYAKEIAELQDLGLTELRDDRLRLTARGRLLASEVALRFLP is encoded by the coding sequence ATGCAGGAAAGCCTCAGCCTCTACGTACACGTCCCGTTTTGTCGCTCGAAGTGCGTCTATTGCGACTTCAACTCGTACGCCGGCAGAGAGACGCTCATTCCCTCATACGTCGATGCGCTGCTCACGGAGGCAAATGCGTGGTCGACCGCGTGCCGCGAGCGCCGCGTCGATACGGTCTTCTTCGGCGGCGGGACGCCCAGCCTCCTTCCGCTCGACGAGATGGCGAGGCTGATGGAGGGACTCTCTTCGGGCTTCGACATCGCGCCCGACGCCGAGATCTCGCTTGAGGCGAACCCCGAGAGCGCGGACGCCGCCCACCTGCAAGGGCTGCGACGCCTCGGATTCAACCGTTTGAGCCTCGGCGTTCAGAGCTTCGACGACGACGAGCTCCGCTTCCTCGGCCGCATACACACGGCGGCGAGGGCGGAGGAGGCCTGCCACGAGGCGAGGGCAGCGGGCTTCGATAACGTGAATCTCGACCTCGTGTTCGGGCTGCCCGGGCAGTCGCCCGAGGGCTGGCAGCAGACGCTGGAGCGCGCCCTTGCGCTGCGGCCGGAGCACCTGTCGCTGTACGCGCTGACGGTCGAAGAGGGGACGCCTCTCGCGGCGATGATCGAACGGGGAGAAGCCCCGCCGCCGGACGACGACGCGCAGGCGGAGATGTACGTCCGGAGCGAGCAGATCATGGCGCGGGCGGGCTACGAGCACTACGAGATCTCGAACTGGGCGCTGGCGGGGCGTCGCTGCCGGCACAACCTGACGTACTGGGGGAACCGATGGTACGTGGGGCTGGGCGCGGGCGCGCACTCGCGTGTGGGAGGTCTGCGGCTTGCGAACCGCCGGTCGCCCGAGCGATACGTCCGCTCGCTTACGGACCGCGCGCCCGCGCCCAGCCCCTCCGCCCCCCATCGAATGCCGCAGATCGCCTCGTTCGAAGAAATCGGCCCCGCTACGGACATCGCCGACACCATCATCCTCGGCCTCCGCCTCATCGACGGCGTCCCCCTCAACGAATTCTCACGTCGCTTCGGCTTTGACCTGACGGACCGCTACGCGAAAGAGATCGCCGAGCTGCAAGACCTGGGCTTGACCGAGCTGCGCGACGACCGGCTGCGGCTCACAGCCCGCGGCAGGCTCCTGGCCAGCGAGGTCGCCCTCCGCTTCCTGCCCTAA